The Streptomyces sp. NBC_00659 genomic interval CACTGTTCGCCGACCCTGCGGCCCTGCTCGCCGCCGAGCCCGAGGCCCTTCGGGACCTGCCCGGCACGGGCGGGGGAGCGGGCCGCGAAGCCTACGCCCAGGCCGTCGCGATCCTCGACCGAGCCGAGGTGCCGCGGGCCGAGTTCGCCTCGTGGCTGCACTTCGGCGCAAAGATACTGGGCCACGACGCCTACGCCGACCTGGTCGCCGAGGCCGAGCCGGACATGCCGTGGCGAACCGTCTGGGCCTGGTGGCGCCCGGTCGGTGCCTACCGGGCCAAGCCGAACTTGAGCGGGGACGCCGACGTGGAGGTGCACGAGGCGCCGGACGGCCGTCTCCTGCTGAAGGTGTGGTCGCTGTGGACCCGGGAGCACTGGATCGATCCGGCCACCGGCCGGCGGGTCCCCGCCCCCGCCGACGGCGAGTTCGGCGAACGGCCCTACGACGCTCCCGTCGAGGGACCCGTCCTCTTCGACCCGGACGACGACCACGGCCTCTACCAGCCCGACGCCTGGGAGGAGCCCGCACCCCTCGGAGACGACCGCGTCATGTTCTTCGACCCGCGCGGCGTGGTGGTCCTGGAGCGCAATGGCGCGGCGGCCGACGGGCCGACGGGTTCCGAGGCGGTTTCCCGGGGCCAGGGCGATCCCTGGTTCGCGGGGCCGGCGGCAGCCGAAGCCCCGCTGGATGCCGCCCGCTTGGAGGAGGCGTTCGGTCCGGACGGGTTGGCGCTGCTGACGCGGGACCAACTGCCCGCCGCGCTGAAGCACGCGCCCACACGGGAGTTGGCCGCCACGGCGGGGCTGCCGACGTGGTTCGTCGCGGGAGTTGCCACATTCACCCTGGCCTGGAACGACGGGAAGGCGCATGGGCTGGAGCCCGACGAGAACGGCCTGCTGCACCTGGGCACATTCGAGCTGGCGTACGCCGACACCGGCCGGGTGCTCGTCCACCCCGAGACGGGCGCGGTATCCATGGTGCGCAACGGCCAGGGCCCGTTCCCCTTCGCCCGGGACACCGAGACCTTCGTACGACTGCTGGAGGCGGTGTACCGCTTCATGGGCGCCTGCTGGAACCCCTACCCAGGCGAGTGCGGCGAGCGGGACTTTCTGGCCGAGGTCGCCGCTCTCGAACCGCTCACGGTGAACGAGGAAGCGCCCGCTCAGAACGTCTGGGAGCACCTGTTCGCCGCCATCGTCGAACTCAGCGCTTGGGGCTTCTGACCGAGTGAAGCCGACTCCGTCCGGGCGTGAGCGGGGCGGCTCGGTCGTCGTACGGGGAGCGGAATCCGCCGTTGTCGCCGATCCTGTGGGGGAGACTCCGGCCCGATGGGATCGTCATGTCTGATGCAGCCACGCGCGCGGAGCGGCGGGTCGCGCTGGTCCGGGACGATGTGTCCGGCCGTCTGGCGCTGGCGCAGGAGTTCTACACGCACTCCTCCGAGCCCCTGCGCCGGTACGGTCACGCCGAGCTGAGCTTTCTGCGCTGGTCCGCGGCGCGCGGGGTGCTCGCGCCGAGGTCCGGTGACCGTCCGGGCAGCGCATGGTGGCGTTCCGTGAACGAGGGGCTCCTCAGGGACAAGGTGGAGGCGGGCCTCCTGTGTGCCGGTGCCCCGGGGCAGGCGAGCGCCAAGAGCGTCGAGTACTGGGTGGACTGCGTGCGGGACCCGTCGCCCGCCGCCTGGTACCGCGCCCACAACGCCAGCATCGTCGCCGGTTATCTGCGCCATGAGGACCTGGCCGTGCCGGAGTCGCAGGTGGAGCGGTTCATGATGAACGTCGCCCTGCTGCGCGTGCTGTTCACCCACGCCATGCTGGTACGGCCGCGGCTCGCGCTCGGGTGGCTGGGGCCGCTCGGGCCACGGCTGGTGGACCCTCGCTACCGGACCGTGAAGTGGTTTCTCGACCTCGGCCGGTCCTTCCCGGCGGTGTACCCGGTCACCCTGCCCACCGTGGACACGATCCTCGACGAGCACGCCGTCGCCCGGATGCTCGACTACGGCGTCATCGCCCCCCGGCTGCCGGCGCTGTACGCGTTCTCGGCCGCCGCACTCGAAGAACCCCGGCTGACGGCCTTCCTGGACGCGGGTGTGCCGGCCTACGTCTGGACCACGGCGGAGCGACCGCTCTGGTACGTCGGCAACACGGGCGCTCACCTGCGGTTCATCGCCCGGGTGACAGGCGCGCACCTGAGCTGGCCTCCGTCACCGGCCGGCCGTCGCAGGAGTTCACGGCACGGCTGAAGGAACTCCCGCGGCCGTGCGACGGGCTCCGGAGAGGTGTCGTACACCGCCGCCACGCCCGGGACAGCCGCCCCGAATCGCGGTCTGGCACGCTGGTGGGGTGCAGCCCATCCCCGTCACGCCCGAGGCGCCGGTCGCCGTGCGCAACCCGCTCCTCACCCAGCGATGGCTCGACCTCGCGTTCCTCCACTGGGCCGTCGATCCCGAGGCCGTCGCGCCGCTGCTGCCGCGCGGACTCGTTCCCGACACGCACGACGGCGTCACCTACGTGGGCCTTGTCGCGTTCCGGATGGACAAAGTGGGGTGGCTCGGCTTTCCCGGGGTGCCGTATCTCGGCTCCTTCCCCGAGACCAACGTGCGCCTCTACTCGGTCGACGAGCACGGACGCCGAGGAGTCGTCTTCAGGTCCATGGACGCCTCGCGGCTCGTGCCGGTGGTCATCGGACGCCTCGGTTTCCGGCTCCCGTACCTCTGGTCCCGTATGCGGGTCCGGGCCGACGGCGACCTGGTCACGTACAAGAGTTCCCGGCACCGGCCCGGCACCTCCCGGGCGTACAGCCGGATCGCCGTGAGAGTCGGCCGGCCCATCGCGGAGCCCACCGAGCTGGAGCACTTCCTCACGGCCCGATGGGGCATGCACAACGCCTTCTCCGGCGGAACGGGCTACGTCGCCAACGAACACCCGCGCTGGCCGCTCCACCACGCGGAGCTGGTCTCCTGCGAGGAGAACCTCCTCGCGGCCGCCGGAATCCCGGCACCCGACGAACCACCGGTCAGCGTCCTGTACTCGCCCGGTGTCCCGGTACGCCTCGGCAGACCCACCGGCCTCACGCCCCGCGGACCGGCCTCCGTCCCGCCCGCCGCACCGGCGAGCCCGCGGACCGCCGGGTGAAGCCGGGTTCCGTCCCCACGACTGGGCCGGGGCGCGGGCCGCTTCCGATCCGGACGCGGTGAGCGCCGGCTCGCGTCCGGAACGGGTTTCCGCACCCCCGGTCCGTGCCGTCACGGACCGGGGTTCACTTGCGGGTCATGGCCGAAGACCCGTTCTTCGGCCGGCCTCGGCCGACAGCGCGGACCCTTCGGTGCGGACGCGAGCGCCCGTACGGCACCGGCCTCGGTGCGCGGCCTACTTGCTCAACGCGAAGCGCATCAGGGCGCTTTCGTCACCCTGCTTGATCTTTCCCGTCACGTTGATCACTTCGAGCTTCCAGGCACCGTCGACCCGCACGGCCTTGGCCACGGCGCAGGCGTTGTCCTGGGTGAGCAGGCTGGGCCAGACGTCCGCGACCTGCTGGGTGCTGCCACCGGTCGCGTCGTAGACCTTGAAACTGATGTTGCGTGCCTTCTGGAAGGAGCTTCCCTTCTTGAAGGCGGCGGCGACGAACACGATGGACGTGATGTGCGCAGGGACGCGTGCGAACTCCACCGAGACGGTTTCGTCGTCGCCGTCGCCGTGCCCGGTCTGGTTGTCGCCGCTGTGTACCAGGGAGCCGTTGCCCATGGGGTCGAGTGAATCGAGGCCGGCCAGGCGTACCGGGTCCGGGCCGTGCATGGCGACGGCGATCAGATCCAGGTCGGTGCCGCTCTTGCGGCGGAGCATTCCCACGACTCCTCCGCTGCTGCCTGCCGTGGCGTCCCAGGACACCCCGATGGACAGGCGAGTCACTCCGTCCAGGTCTGCGGGTCCGTCTTCCTTGGTGAGCGTGATCATGGGTGGGCCATCCTCCGGTGAAAAGGGACTACACCTCGCAGAGTGTGCCTTGTCCTCGATCGGTTCCCCGCTCGGGGGCCCGAGTTGTGCCGCGCCGGCGTTCCGGGGCCGCCCGAGGGTACCTGCCCCTGTGCCGCTTTCCACCGCCCGGCCGTCTGGTCCACCGATGGGCGACGTGTCGAGCCCAACGGCTGTGGCCCGGACGCCCGCTGTGTCAGGCAGTGCCCAACAGGCCCCGAACACAGGGCCGTTCAGCCCAACGGCCACAGACCTTCGGCATCCGGCACCGCCCGGCGTCCGGGACGAGAGTCAGGGACGTCAGACAACGAACCGACTGCCCCGAAGGGACCATCACCATGGCCGTGCACGAGCAGCCTCGCCGGAGCTCCGGCCTCCGTCTGCCGTCGTTCCGCGGGAACAGGACCACCGCCGGGTCGCGGTCGGACGTGTCGGCAGGCACCGACACGAGCACCGCGCGGGCCTACGCCCTCGCGTCCCTGCGTCTGCTCACCGGGTTCGTCTTCCTGTGGGCCTTCCTCGACAAGACCTTCGGCCTCGGCTACGCCACCCCGTCCGGCAAGGGGTGGACCGACGGCGGATCGCCGACCAAGGGCTTCCTCGGTTCCGTCGCGGCGGGACCGATGAAGTCCACCTTCCACTCCTGGGCCGGGGACACCTGGGCCGACTGGCTGTTCATGCTCGGCCTGCTCGCCATCGGCCTCGCTCTGGTCGCGGGCGTCGCGCTGCGGATCGCCGCCGTCGCGGGCACCGCGATGATGGGGCTGATGTGGATCGCCGAATGGCCCCCCGCCAGGCACCTCGCGGACGGCTCGCCGAGCATGTCCACCAACCCGTTCGTCGACTACCACGTCGTCTACGCCATCGCCCTGATCGTGCTGGCCGCCGTCGCCGCCGGTGACGTACTGGGCCTGGGCAGGCTCTGGGCGAGGCTGCCGATCGTCCGCGACCACGGCTGGCTGCGTTGACCCTCGCGGCGCGGTGGGCTTCGGGAGTCCCGTCCGAAGCCCACCGCGCCCACACGTGTTCCCCGCCGGGTCAGCCGGCAGGTTCGTCGGACCGTGTCAGGCTGGCCCCGGAGGCCGGGTCGAAGACGTGCATGTGGGCGGTGTCCACCCAGAGTTGGGCTCGGTCGCCCTCGCGCACCCGCGTGGCGGCGTTGAGACGGGCGACGATCTGGTGCCCGCCCGCGCCGGTGTCGGTGATCCCCGAGTCGGCCGCGAGCTCGGCGAGTTCGGAGGTTTCGGTGGGCTGCCCTTCGTCCTCGGTGAAGTAGGCGTAGACATCGGATCCCAGGGATTCGATCACGTCGATGTCCACGCTGAAGGTCGTACCCGATCCGGCCTTGCCCTGGTCCACCAGGGCGGCGTCCTCGAAGGCCTCCGGACGCAGCCCCACGATCAGGTCCCTGGGGGCGTCGTGCCGCTCTAGGGCGCGGCGCAGCCGGTCGCCGAGTTCGAGGTCGCCCACCGAAGTGCGCAGGCGGCCTCCCTCCGCGGTGGCGTGCAGGAAGTTCATCGAGGGCGAACCGATGAACCCCGCGACGAAGAGGTTCCTGGGCTGCTCGTAGAGGTGTTGCGGGGTACCGATCTGCTGCACCAATCCGCCGCGCAACACCACCACCCGGTCGCCCAGCGTCATGGCTTCGGTCTGGTCGTGGGTGACGTAGACCGTGGTGCTGCCCAGGCGTTGCTGGAGGCGGGAGATCTGGGTGCGCATCTGGACGCGGAGCTTCGCGTCCAGGTTGGACAGCGGCTCGTCCATCAGGAACGCCTTCGGGTCGCGCACGATGGCCCGCCCCATCGCCACCCGCTGGCGCTGACCGCCGGAGAGGTTGGCGGGCTTGCGGTCCAGATGTTCCGTCAGGTCGAGGATGCGGGCGGCCTCTTCGACCTTCTCGCGGATGGTCGCCTTGTCCACCTTGGCCAGCCGGAGCGCGAAACCCATGTTGTCGCGCACGCTCATGTGCGGGTAGAGGGCGTAGCTCTGGAAGACCATGGCGATGTCGCGGTCCTTCGGGCTCCTGTCGTTGACGACCTGCCCGTCGATCAGGAGGTTGCCCTCGGTGATGTCCTCCAGCCCGGCGATCATGTTGAGGGTGGTGGACTTACCGCAGCCGGACGGACCGACGAGGATGACGAACTCGCCGTCCCCCACGGTGAGGTTGACGTCCTTCACCGCCACCGCACCATCGGGGTAGCGCTTGGTGATGCCTTCGAGAACGATCTCTGCCACGGTCGGTCCTTCTTGTCCTGACGAACGGCTGCCGCCGGTCAGCCCTTGACGGCTCCGGAGGTGAGCCCGGCCACGATGCGCCGCTGGAAGAGCAGCACGAAGACGATGATGGGGATGGTGATCACCACGGCGGCGGCGGCGATCGAGCCGGTGGGCTGGGCGAACTGACTGCTCCCGGTGAAGAAGGCGATGGCCGCCGGCACGGTCCGGGCCGCCGAGGTCGAGGTCAGCGAGATCGCGAAGAGGAAGTCGTTCCAGCAGAAGATGAACACCAGGATCGCGGTGGTGAACACGCCCGGCGCCGCGAGCGGAGCGATCACCAGCCGGAACGCCTGCGCCGGGGTGGCCCCGTCCACCTTGGCCGCCTTCTCCAAGTCCCAGGGGATCTCCCGGAAGAAGGCCGACAGGGTGTAGATGGCGAGCGGCAGCGAGAAGGTCATGTACGGGATGATCAGACCGGTCCAGGTGTCGAAGATGCCGATGATCCGCTCGATGTTGAACAGCGGCGAGACCAGTGAGATGGGCGGGAACATGGCGATCAGCAGCGACATGCCGATCAGCAGCCTTTTGCCGGGGAAGCGGAGCCGGGCGACGGCATAGGCCGCCATGGTGCCCAGCACCACCGCGATCACCGTGGAGATCAGGGCGATGCCGATGGAGTTGATCAGCGCGCGGGTGAACTCGGAGGTCTGGAAGATCCCGCGGTAGTTCTCCCAGGTCCACTTGGTCGGGATGAAGCTGCCGTCGGTGAGGGTGCTGGGGTCCTTGAAGGACAGAGAGACGATCCAGCAGACCGGGAACAGGGCATAGACGATCACGATGATGTTGACCAGGGCCCACCCCGTCATCCTCCGTCGTCCGGCGGCGGACATCAGCGTCCCCCTTCCTGGGAGCCGGGCGCTGCCGCCCCGAACAGTTTGATGAAGGCGAAGGCGATCAACGCCACGCACAGGAAGATGAGTACGGAGATGGCCGAGCCGATGCCGAGGTTGAGCGCGGTGAAGAGGTTGTCGTAGCCCAGGATGGACACCGAGCCGGTGTTGTGCGCGCCGGACGTGAGGATGTAGATGTTGTCGAAGATCCGGAAGGCGTCCAGGGTCCGGAAGAGCAGGGCGACCAGGATGGCCGGCTTCATCAGGGGGACGGTCACCAGGAAGAAGCGCTGCCAGGCTCCGGCGCCGTCCACCTGGGCAGCGCGCAGCGTCTCCTCCGGCACCAGGGCGAGGCCGGCGAGCAGCAGCAGGGCCATGAACGGGGTGGTCTTCCACACCTCGGCCAGGATGATCAGGCCGATGGCGGGCCACTGTTCGGTGAGGGGAGCGTCACCGGAGGGCAGGAGATCGGCCAGGTAGCCGGTTTCCGGGGTCCAGGCGTACTGCCAGGAGTAGGCGGCGACCACGGTGACGATGCCGTACGGGATCAGGATGGCGGTGCGAACCGTCCCGCGGCCGAAGATGGTGCGGTGCATCACCAGCGCCAGGGCGAATCCGAGGACGAGTTCCACGAGCACGGAGACCACGGTGATGAACACCGTCACCCACAGGGCCTGCCACCAGAACTCCGAGGACAGCACTGCGCCGTAGTTGCTGAGGCCGACGAACTCCGCCTGTTGCGGGAAGCGCAGGTCATAGCGCTGGAGCGATAGGTAGATCGCGTAGACGATGGGGTAGGCGGTGACGGCGAGCATGACGATCACGGCCGGTGCGCACAGCAGCCAGCCCAACCGGCGCTCCTGCCGGGCCCCTTCGGACAGGGCACGGCCGTCCTTGGGTCCCGTTGCCTTCCTGGGGGCGGTCGGCGCCGACGGGGTCACGGGATCAGCCCCTTCGAGTTGAGGGCGTCCTTGATCTGGCCGCTGATCTTCCGCACGTCCGGTCTCGGCTCGATCCCGTTCGGCGGCGACAGGGTGTGCGAGATCGCGATGGACACGTTCTGGTAGGCGGGGGTCTTGGGCCGGATGCTGGCGTTCTCCAGGGCCGCCAGAACGGTGGAGGCGAAGGGGTAGTTCTTGACCAGGGCAGGGTCCGAGTAGAGCGGGCGGAGCGTCGGCGGGAGCCCGCCCTCGAGCGCCGCGGTCAACTGGTTCTGCCGGTTCCGCAGGCACAGCGCCGCCTCGAAGGCGAACGCGGAGTGGCGGGTGTAGGCGCCGACGGCCAGGTCGATGCCGCCGATGGTGGGCTTGGCCGGCCGGCCCTTTTCGACCCCCGGGTAGGGCGCCCACCGGAACTGCTCGAAAAGCTTGGGGTTGTTGGCCTTCATCGAGGGATACACGAAGGGATAGTTGATCTCGAAGGCCGCGCTGCCGGACTCCATGGCCAGCCGGTTCTGGTCCTCCATCTGATTGG includes:
- a CDS encoding SUKH-4 family immunity protein, which encodes MTREDLDTLFADPAALLAAEPEALRDLPGTGGGAGREAYAQAVAILDRAEVPRAEFASWLHFGAKILGHDAYADLVAEAEPDMPWRTVWAWWRPVGAYRAKPNLSGDADVEVHEAPDGRLLLKVWSLWTREHWIDPATGRRVPAPADGEFGERPYDAPVEGPVLFDPDDDHGLYQPDAWEEPAPLGDDRVMFFDPRGVVVLERNGAAADGPTGSEAVSRGQGDPWFAGPAAAEAPLDAARLEEAFGPDGLALLTRDQLPAALKHAPTRELAATAGLPTWFVAGVATFTLAWNDGKAHGLEPDENGLLHLGTFELAYADTGRVLVHPETGAVSMVRNGQGPFPFARDTETFVRLLEAVYRFMGACWNPYPGECGERDFLAEVAALEPLTVNEEAPAQNVWEHLFAAIVELSAWGF
- a CDS encoding YqjF family protein is translated as MQPIPVTPEAPVAVRNPLLTQRWLDLAFLHWAVDPEAVAPLLPRGLVPDTHDGVTYVGLVAFRMDKVGWLGFPGVPYLGSFPETNVRLYSVDEHGRRGVVFRSMDASRLVPVVIGRLGFRLPYLWSRMRVRADGDLVTYKSSRHRPGTSRAYSRIAVRVGRPIAEPTELEHFLTARWGMHNAFSGGTGYVANEHPRWPLHHAELVSCEENLLAAAGIPAPDEPPVSVLYSPGVPVRLGRPTGLTPRGPASVPPAAPASPRTAG
- a CDS encoding TerD family protein, coding for MITLTKEDGPADLDGVTRLSIGVSWDATAGSSGGVVGMLRRKSGTDLDLIAVAMHGPDPVRLAGLDSLDPMGNGSLVHSGDNQTGHGDGDDETVSVEFARVPAHITSIVFVAAAFKKGSSFQKARNISFKVYDATGGSTQQVADVWPSLLTQDNACAVAKAVRVDGAWKLEVINVTGKIKQGDESALMRFALSK
- a CDS encoding ABC transporter ATP-binding protein, translated to MAEIVLEGITKRYPDGAVAVKDVNLTVGDGEFVILVGPSGCGKSTTLNMIAGLEDITEGNLLIDGQVVNDRSPKDRDIAMVFQSYALYPHMSVRDNMGFALRLAKVDKATIREKVEEAARILDLTEHLDRKPANLSGGQRQRVAMGRAIVRDPKAFLMDEPLSNLDAKLRVQMRTQISRLQQRLGSTTVYVTHDQTEAMTLGDRVVVLRGGLVQQIGTPQHLYEQPRNLFVAGFIGSPSMNFLHATAEGGRLRTSVGDLELGDRLRRALERHDAPRDLIVGLRPEAFEDAALVDQGKAGSGTTFSVDIDVIESLGSDVYAYFTEDEGQPTETSELAELAADSGITDTGAGGHQIVARLNAATRVREGDRAQLWVDTAHMHVFDPASGASLTRSDEPAG
- a CDS encoding carbohydrate ABC transporter permease: MSAAGRRRMTGWALVNIIVIVYALFPVCWIVSLSFKDPSTLTDGSFIPTKWTWENYRGIFQTSEFTRALINSIGIALISTVIAVVLGTMAAYAVARLRFPGKRLLIGMSLLIAMFPPISLVSPLFNIERIIGIFDTWTGLIIPYMTFSLPLAIYTLSAFFREIPWDLEKAAKVDGATPAQAFRLVIAPLAAPGVFTTAILVFIFCWNDFLFAISLTSTSAARTVPAAIAFFTGSSQFAQPTGSIAAAAVVITIPIIVFVLLFQRRIVAGLTSGAVKG
- a CDS encoding carbohydrate ABC transporter permease translates to MTPSAPTAPRKATGPKDGRALSEGARQERRLGWLLCAPAVIVMLAVTAYPIVYAIYLSLQRYDLRFPQQAEFVGLSNYGAVLSSEFWWQALWVTVFITVVSVLVELVLGFALALVMHRTIFGRGTVRTAILIPYGIVTVVAAYSWQYAWTPETGYLADLLPSGDAPLTEQWPAIGLIILAEVWKTTPFMALLLLAGLALVPEETLRAAQVDGAGAWQRFFLVTVPLMKPAILVALLFRTLDAFRIFDNIYILTSGAHNTGSVSILGYDNLFTALNLGIGSAISVLIFLCVALIAFAFIKLFGAAAPGSQEGGR